One window of the Nicotiana tabacum cultivar K326 chromosome 4, ASM71507v2, whole genome shotgun sequence genome contains the following:
- the LOC107787426 gene encoding agamous-like MADS-box protein AGL80 translates to MTRKKVKLAFITNDSARKATFKKRKKGLMKKVSELSTLCGIDACAIIYSPYENQPEVWPNTMGAQHVLAEFKRMPEMEQSKKMVNQESFIRQRIAKASEQLKKQSKENREKEMTEVMYQCLAGKGLQNLNLGDLNDLGWVVDQNLKEINKRIEAFKKGASTSSSAAVVSLAVAPPPVVELGLEGMQRTQTEWFNDWMNNNTSEQQIGFGHGDEMIMHNFSDNHNTNVWPNAFFP, encoded by the coding sequence ATGACAAGGAAGAAGGTGAAGTTAGCTTTCATAACTAATGACTCGGCAAGAAAAGCAACAtttaagaaaaggaagaagggtCTGATGAAGAAGGTGAGTGAATTGAGCACCCTTTGTGGAATCGATGCTTGTGCTATTATTTATAGCCCTTATGAAAACCAACCTGAGGTATGGCCAAACACCATGGGAGCTCAACACGTGCTCGCGGAGTTCAAGAGAATGCCAGAGATGGAACAGAGCAAGAAAATGGTGAATCAAGAGAGTTTTATCAGACAAAGGATTGCAAAAGCGAGCGAGCAACTGAAGAAACAAAGCAAAGAGAACAGAgagaaggagatgactgaagTTATGTACCAGTGTTTGGCTGGAAAAGGGCTGCAAAATTTAAACTTGGGCGATTTGAATGATCTTGGTTGGGTTGTTGATCAAAATTTGAAGGAGATTAATAAGAGGATTGAAGCATTTAAAAAAGGGGCTTCCACTTCTTCTTCTGCTGCTGTTGTTTCACTGGCTGTTGCTCCTCCACCAGTGGTGGAATTAGGGTTGGAGGGGATGCAGAGGACACAGACTGAGTGGTTTAATGATTGGATGAATAACAACACAAGTGAACAGCAAATTGGATTTGGACATGGAGATGAGATGATTATGCATAATTTTAGTGATAACCACAACACTAATGTGTGGCCTAATGCTTTCTTTCCTTAG